TGGACTTTGTGATCGAGGCCGTTCCCGAGATTCCCGACCTCAAGACCTCCATCTTCTCGAAGCTCGCTCAAATTGCACCCAAGCATGCTATCCTCGCAACCAATACCTCGTCTATCCCGATAACTAAGATCGCTGCCGCCACCTCAACAGATCCGACAGATCTACAGGCCCCTTCCCGTGTGATCTCTACCCATTTCATGAACCCGGTGCCGGTTCAGAAGGGCGTTGAGATCATTGCTGGTCTGCAGACGTCCAAGGAGACCATGGATACCGCAATTGCCTTTGTGCAGCGCATGGGCAAGATTGCAGCCGTTTCAGCGGATTCGCCTGGTTTCCTCGCTAACCGTATCCTCATGCCATACATCAATGAGGCTATCATCTGCCTGGAGACTGGAGTTGGTGCCCGCGAGGACATTGACAGCATCATGAAGAATGGAACAAATGTTCCCATGGGACCTTTGACCCTGGCTGACTTTATTGGTCTTGATACCTGCCTGGCTATTATGAATGTACTGCATCAGGAAACCGGAGACAGCAAGTATAGGCCGTCTGGGCTGCTCAAGAGGATGGTTGATGCGGGTTGGTTGGGTAAGAAGAGCGGAAAGGGCTTTTACGACTACTAACCTGGCGACTCGCTGCGATGTTTGAAGTAACATATACGTGATATCCCTTACTGTATGCTACCACATGGCTATATACACCATATCTACCGAAGGACGAAATATCCAGCATTAAAAGTTGGAGCAGTTATTTGCATTTGCTTATTGTAAATGGTCGTCGAGGGTCATCGTCAGCATGCGAATCTAGCAAGATATTGGTTTATAGTACAACAAAGCATATCGCTTCAAAGTTAAAATATtagccagtttcatcaatGGATGTTTGTCGACTTCGTCATCGACACCTATTCTTCCAGCTCTCTCTCGGCGAATTTCATTGCAGCCACGATAGCAGCAAGTTCAACTGCATCATGTGTTCCCATTCCGTCTCCGAGAGGCGCGCCGGTTTGGCATTCGGCGATTACGTTCCCTAAGGCGTTGTGATGGCAGATAAGCCATGGTCCACCACAGTTGTAGCTTTGCTGCGTCAGTATCTCGAACGGCCAAGGATGAAGTAAGGGTTAGGACGAACCAAAGATCTGCACCGCATCTACAAGTTATACGTGGGCAGCCCTCATTAAGCTCGACCATCGCCCCACAGTGAAAACATCTCTGCCAGCCTTGAGTCCTCGCGAGTTCGAGAAATTCAGTCAGCCCAGGGTCGAAGGAACATTTGCCAGGCGCATGTGCCTTGTCCTTACAGCCCGGGCAGATGGCAGTGCCACAATACGGGCAGAGCTGTGTCGTTGATTGACCTTCCAACTTCTCAAGTGGTATCCATTTCCCGCATTTCATCGCGGGGCAATACCGGCGTTCTCTGGCCGATGTCGCATACTCCCGCGCTTTCAGCTTAAAAAgggctttctccttctctgtcAGTTTCGAGAGGACTTGCTCCGTCGGAATCATCTGCGAGCAGCACCTCGGCGGAAACAACTGCTCGTTTGCCATGGCTGTGAGTGCCAATCGGCTGAAACAATAATCGCAGTATATGTGCTGGCAAGGGAGAATCTCCACATTTTTAATAGATTCGCTGTTAAAGCAGACCGTGCAACGTCTGTTTGCAAGTTAGTAGATGATAGAGTTACCAAAGCGGAGCAAATAAACTCACTCCTTCTTTCGTATTCCTTGGTAAAGGCGCGCCATATTGTCAATGACACCAAGTCTTGGGAAAACACAAAGGTTCTTCAGACCAGCGATATGGGCTTGCAAGTGCAAATCAGACTTCCCGGGCGCTGGGCGAACATCCATATTGCGCCTGCTTGCTGCACGACGAGCGCCTGTGGATATTGCTTTCTTGTCTGAAGCAGCTCCTAATGGAGCTATCTTTTCAACATCACTAGCATGCAGTCGCTCCTCTTCAGCTCGGCTATGAATGAGGCCGGAAATAAAAGATGATAGAGTGATAGAAGGCATGATTGCTCGGTTGATTCAAGTCATATCCAGAGTTGTCTCGAAGACGATCAAACCTAGTGATCGCGATATGCGCCCTTGAACTACTTCGCTGATCCTAACGGTGGCAGTTTGCCAAGGGCAGTGGTTGTCAGTCACTGGTCTTATAGCATGATAGCATGACAATGAAGTCTGTAGTATGGTTCTGACAGATATGTGGCCTTCATCATTTCGTCAGTCGGAGTTGAAAAGGGACGAGAATCATTTGGTATGGCCCCTTCCCATGGAATCTTCAACCGAGGGTATACCGCAAGTGCCTGGGAAGTGCCATGGTTCGAGTGTCTCCCAGCATCATGCACGCGGCCCGTTTCTCTGAGGAATCATCATTTGACACGGAGATTTGCGGCCCAATAAGTACTGTTCTGGCGACATAATGAGTGAaccaaggatatcatcatctCTAACGCCGAATGTGAGAATCACTGACGTGTAAACCTTGATGGACTGGCCAGTGCGGGGTACGATGAGTATGCTAATATCATCGCTTGCTGATGACTCGTACGGATAGCGGGACTTTTGTCAAATACTTCTGGGGACTCCATAGATCACCTTGACTTATGATAGGAGCCAGCCTGCTGATTCTACGAACAATCAGCGCCGTCTATGGGGTGGCAAACGGATCAAAAGCAAAAACAGTGCGAACCCGCTCAccaacaaaaaaaaaatctaGCTACGACACGTGCACATTTTCCATTCAGTCTTCAAAGACTTGGATTCATTCCGTTTATTGTCGAGATCAAGGGTATCATTGAAATGCAGCATTTGAAGAACACCCCAACAACGTACGTTCAAAATACACAGTAGAAGCCACCCGTACTCCGGTACCGATTGAGAGGAAACCCGCAAGTAGCAAAGTTATTCTCAAAGAATGCCTGAAAATTTCCGTCCTGCCCATGAAGAGCCATACTCCTGGTATTCCTGACGGGTGATGGCGAACTTTCTCAACTCGGCTCTGTTCGCCGCTAATCGTGACGCTCCAAGCCATGTGGAACGTATGGGGCTAAAGTAGAGCGGAATGAGAACGTGTCTCGGGGAAACTGTTAAGGCGAACTTACTCATGAGGGCGCCGAACTCTGACAACGCATTCTGCCGAAGCTATCTGTCGCAGCTCGCTTTCCCTGAGAAGGTGTTAGAACCGAAGAACGATGATCACCGTAGCAGCAGCCTTACAATCGTTCCAAAAAACCCGGAATCAAGGTATTCCCTCCAACAACCAGAACATTCGCTAGGAACGACGGATGTAGACCGGTAGGCAGAACTGAAAGACTCTGCAGAATGATATCTGGAATACCGGCTTGCTTCATACCTATATCACTTGGTGTGAACAGTATTTCTGGCACAGTAAAGCGTTCATTCCCCAGAATCAGCACGTCTTCGGACAGAGCCTCAGCATTGCCGCCAGAGAGAatactcttcctcttcttcgcatTCGAAAGAGGATCATGCGGTCGCATGAAGCCCTTCTTGCCTGTGTTAGGATCAGGTAGCACATAATCAACTGTGATCCCTTCGGCTGCGTCCGTCAAGCCCCGTTTTCGGTTGCCCTGCCATGTCTGTTCCAAGTCACCAGCAAAGTTGTTGCTTACGAAACAGACAGCCTCCTTAACCTCGTTCATGATGTAAGTTTCATCGACCATGTTGTACTGCCTCATAGACACCATCTCTTTCAGGTAATTCGTTAGATGTTTGCCACCAATGTCAAGTCTCCGAATGGCGCGCTGGATGGGTTGCCCTTTGTAAACTGGTGTTACTGTTGTATGAGAGTAGCCGGAGTCGACGACAAGTAAGCATTGCTTCGGCGAGATCGGAGACGAAGAGTCTTGCCCAATAGGGTCTCCGAACAAGGACTGAACTTCATTCCAAGCATTCAGCACAGGTCCTGGGAAGTCAGCATCAATAACCAGGTAAGACAGTGAGGGAATCCGGCTATCTTACCTACAAATCTCACATAGCCGCCAAAGCCCCATTCTTCCATCACAATTTCATCAGCATTCTTTTGTAGGGTCGGCAGAGCGTTCGGCGCCTCGGTGAGCACGAGCGTTGTATCTTCTGGAGATTCAATCCGAAGATCTTTCGACCTCACCGTCTTCTCGTCGAAAAATGCGTTGTCCCATATTTCCTTCTGTGCTTCCCAGTTGACAATGTATCCTTTCTCCACTGGACGCCTGAAAACCATCTCGTTCCAGTCGGTAACTTGTGAGTTGAGTTGTGCACCAATGTAGATACGGTTCCCGCGTGTTTTGGCAATGGCATTCGGGATTGTGCTGCAGGCTGAAAGAGCCTGGCCTAAATCTTCGGGAGGTGGAAACCCGGGTGCGTATCCAGCTTTCAAGGTGTATGCGCCATTGTCGATAATGAATGTCTTCTCCGGTAACGACTGGACTTTTGGAGCGGAGGCTTGTGCGGAGGTGCGAGGTTTAGTAGAGCCCATCCTGTCTATGAAACATGCGAAAAAAAATTTTTTCAATTTATTGGGGTCTGTCGTTCGACATCATCTGAATGTCGTTTGCGACAGACTAATGCTGTGGTTAAGAAGGGGGTCACGTATGTGATTGATA
The Aspergillus fumigatus Af293 chromosome 4, whole genome shotgun sequence DNA segment above includes these coding regions:
- a CDS encoding BRcat and Rcat domain-containing protein, which encodes MPSITLSSFISGLIHSRAEEERLHASDVEKIAPLGAASDKKAISTGARRAASRRNMDVRPAPGKSDLHLQAHIAGLKNLCVFPRLGVIDNMARLYQGIRKKERCTVCFNSESIKNVEILPCQHIYCDYCFSRLALTAMANEQLFPPRCCSQMIPTEQVLSKLTEKEKALFKLKAREYATSARERRYCPAMKCGKWIPLEKLEGQSTTQLCPYCGTAICPGCKDKAHAPGKCSFDPGLTEFLELARTQGWQRCFHCGAMVELNEGCPRITCRCGADLCYNCGGPWLICHHNALGNVIAECQTGAPLGDGMGTHDAVELAAIVAAMKFAERELEE
- the arp6 gene encoding actin family protein, which encodes MGSTKPRTSAQASAPKVQSLPEKTFIIDNGAYTLKAGYAPGFPPPEDLGQALSACSTIPNAIAKTRGNRIYIGAQLNSQVTDWNEMVFRRPVEKGYIVNWEAQKEIWDNAFFDEKTVRSKDLRIESPEDTTLVLTEAPNALPTLQKNADEIVMEEWGFGGYVRFVGPVLNAWNEVQSLFGDPIGQDSSSPISPKQCLLVVDSGYSHTTVTPVYKGQPIQRAIRRLDIGGKHLTNYLKEMVSMRQYNMVDETYIMNEVKEAVCFVSNNFAGDLEQTWQGNRKRGLTDAAEGITVDYVLPDPNTGKKGFMRPHDPLSNAKKRKSILSGGNAEALSEDVLILGNERFTVPEILFTPSDIGMKQAGIPDIILQSLSVLPTGLHPSFLANVLVVGGNTLIPGFLERLESELRQIASAECVVRVRRPHDPIRSTWLGASRLAANRAELRKFAITRQEYQEYGSSWAGRKFSGIL
- a CDS encoding 3-hydroxyacyl-CoA dehydrogenase family protein, whose protein sequence is MFSASVRGVARVGSSITSRTFSTSTAAYAAEVKSLGVIGAGQMGLGIALVAASKAQVPVTLIDNTQAALDKGLSFADKLLQKDVSKERLTQEAADAVRARITPSLNMDDLSSVDFVIEAVPEIPDLKTSIFSKLAQIAPKHAILATNTSSIPITKIAAATSTDPTDLQAPSRVISTHFMNPVPVQKGVEIIAGLQTSKETMDTAIAFVQRMGKIAAVSADSPGFLANRILMPYINEAIICLETGVGAREDIDSIMKNGTNVPMGPLTLADFIGLDTCLAIMNVLHQETGDSKYRPSGLLKRMVDAGWLGKKSGKGFYDY